A portion of the Lolium rigidum isolate FL_2022 chromosome 1, APGP_CSIRO_Lrig_0.1, whole genome shotgun sequence genome contains these proteins:
- the LOC124685270 gene encoding 12-oxophytodienoate reductase 1-like yields the protein MVAKEAIPLLTAHKLGRFDLSHRVVLAPLTRCRSYGSVPQPHAALYYSQRATKGGLLISEATDVSVTAKGYPETPGIWTQEQVEAWKPIVDAVHRKGALFFCQIWHVGRVSTNDFQPDGKAPISSTDKQITSDAEAGIAYSKPRRLQIEEIPPIVDDFKRAARNAIEAGFDGVEIHGAHGYLLEQFMKDSSNDRTDEYGGSLENRCRFAVEVIDAIVGEIGAGRVGIRLSPFVDYMDCYDSNPHALGGYMVEQLNKHQGFLYCHMVEPRMAIVDGRRKIPHGLLPFRKAFNGTFIAAGGYDREEGNKVIADEYADLVAYGRLFLANPDLPKRFELGAPLNEYDRTTFYTQDPVAGYTDYPFLDGSIAE from the exons ATGGTGGCCAAGGAGGCGATCCCGCTGCTGACGGCGCACAAGCTGGGGCGCTTCGACCTCTCCCACCGGGTGGTGCTGGCGCCGCTCACGCGCTGCCGCTCCTACGGCAGCGTGCCGCAGCCTCACGCGGCGCTCTACTACTCTCAGCGGGCGACCAAGGGCGGCCTCCTCATCTCCGAGGCCACCGACGTCTCCGTCACCGCGAAGGGGTACCCTGAGACCCCCGGCATCTGGACGCAGGAGCAGGTGGAAGCCTGGAAACCCATCGTCGACGCCGTCCACCGCAAGGGTGCGCTCTTCTTCTGCCAGATCTGGCATGTCGGGAGAGTATCCACAAATG ATTTTCAGCCAGACGGAAAGGCGCCAATCTCCAGCACGGACAAGCAGATAACTTCCGACGCCGAGGCTGGCATAGCGTACTCCAAGCCCCGCCGGCTTCAGATAGAAGAGATCCCCCCGATCGTCGATGACTTCAAGCGCGCTGCTCGGAATGCCATCGAGGCAGGCTTCGATGGCGTGGAGATCCACGGCGCACATGGCTACCTCTTAGAGCAGTTCATGAAAGATAGCTCCAATGACCGCACCGATGAGTACGGTGGCAGCCTTGAGAACCGATGCCGCTTTGCTGTGGAGGTGATTGACGCCATTGTTGGTGAGATCGGGGCGGGTCGTGTAGGTATAAGGTTGTCCCCATTTGTGGATTACATGGATTGCTACGACTCCAACCCGCATGCTCTTGGCGGGTACATGGTGGAACAACTGAACAAGCACCAAGGGTTTCTCTACTGCCACATGGTTGAACCTCGGATGGCTATTGTGGATGGTCGGAGGAAGATACCTCACGGCCTACTACCTTTTAGGAAAGCATTCAATGGCACTTTCATTGCCGCCGGTGGGTATGATCGGGAGGAAGGCAACAAGGTGATCGCTGATGAATATGCTGACCTCGTCGCATATGGGAGGCTCTTTCTGGCTAATCCGGATTTGCCAAAAAGATTCGAGCTAGGTGCCCCTTTGAACGAGTACGACCGCACTACCTTCTACACGCAAGATCCCGTTGCTGGCTACACAGACTATCCTTTCCTTGATGGCTCAATTGCTGAGTAG